In one Paramormyrops kingsleyae isolate MSU_618 chromosome 18, PKINGS_0.4, whole genome shotgun sequence genomic region, the following are encoded:
- the LOC140579336 gene encoding post-GPI attachment to proteins factor 2-like: MLQGPYASDRDKVLIRFPFHLFAVGTVFLALGGLISCVLISVFYNYSDATNTHCKVPNYLPSISASISLAPERYIWRICIGLHSAPRILLAVAYFNLYRIHFAKRCLEWCLALVALACVLAENLGLLLLTYVSSTETYSESPW, translated from the exons ATGCTCCAGGGACCCTATGCCTCAGACCGAGACAAAGTCCTTATCCGGTTCCCTTTCCACTTGTTCGCCGTGGGCACAGTTTTCCTGGCACTCGGGGGCTTGATTTCCTGCGTTTTAATCTCCGTCTTTTATAATTATTCCGATGCCACTAACACCCACTGCAAG GTGCCAAACTACCTCCCCTCCATCAGCGCCTCCATCAGCCTGGCGCCAGAGCGCTACATTTGGCGCATCTGCATCGGCCTGCACTCCGCCCCTCGCATCCTGTTGGCGGTGGCCTACTTCAATCTGTACCGGATCCACTTCGCCAAGCGGTGTTTGGAGTGGTGCCTGGCTTTAGTGGCCCTGGCCTGCGTACTGGCCGAGAATCTGGGACTGCTGCTACTCACCTACGTGTCCTCCACTGAGACCTACAGTGAGTCGCCATGGTGA